A single Lacerta agilis isolate rLacAgi1 chromosome 10, rLacAgi1.pri, whole genome shotgun sequence DNA region contains:
- the MB gene encoding myoglobin — protein sequence MGLSDQEWQKVIDIWGKVEPDLPAHGQEVIIRMFQKHPETQERFDKFKNLKTVDDMKSSEELKKHGTTVLTALGKILKQKGNHEAELAPLSQTHANTHKIPVKYLEFICEIIVGVIAEKHSADFGADSQAAMRKALELFRNDMASKYKEHGFQG from the exons ATGGGGCTCAGCGATCAGGAATGGCAGAAGGTCATAGACATCTGGGGGAAAGTGGAACCAGACCTCCCTGCTCATGGGCAAGAAGTTATCATTAG GATGTTTCAGAAGCACCCGGAGACCCAGGAGCGCTTTGACAAGTTCAAAAACCTGAAGACAGTGGATGACATGAAGAGTTCAGAAGAGCTCAAGAAGCATGGGACGACTGTCCTCACAGCCCTGGGCAAAATCCTAAAGCAGAAAGGGAACCACGAGGCAGAACTTGCACCCCTGTCACAGACCCAcgccaacacacacaaaatcccggTCAAGTATCTTGAG TTCATTTGCGAAATAATTGTTGGCGTCATTGCTGAAAAACATTCTGCAGACTTTGGGGCTGATTCGCAAGCGGCAATGAGGAAGGCCTTGGAGCTGTTCCGCAACGACATGGCCAGCAAATACAAGGAGCATGGCTTCCAGGGCTAA